From a region of the Synechococcus sp. MW101C3 genome:
- a CDS encoding HD domain-containing protein, with amino-acid sequence MKRTRTYHDPLHGAIRLDRDNPAEALAMELVDTVPFQRLRRIRQLGPAFLTFHGAESSRFTHSLGVLHLVRRALAELTPQAPDLLEAQGVLYAAALLHDVGHGPLSHSGEEMYGLRHERWSARLVREHPDLRGPMEQFAPGTAEAVASLLEEGSHPHPSIAALVSSQLDCDRLDYLLRDSHSTGTCFGQLDLDRLLAALTLAPDRSLAIHPKGLMAVEHYLVVRNLMHRSVYNHRLNVVCNWLLRQLILAARDARPDQVFADAVMARWLWEPAALDVSTYLANDDVRTGYHLLRWAEDGPEPLRQLSARLLERRLLKALDVSALPAQGRLELLALAQRHAAAAGLDPRVCCGLDQRQSRGYHPYKGGLRLWDGHTLEALEERSPLVSSLVKPVELCWLIHPAEVNAQLRQALRQRSAESRPPG; translated from the coding sequence ATGAAACGCACCCGCACGTATCACGATCCCCTGCATGGGGCCATTCGCCTCGACCGTGACAATCCAGCCGAAGCGCTGGCCATGGAACTGGTCGATACCGTGCCGTTTCAACGGCTGCGCCGCATCCGCCAGCTGGGGCCCGCCTTTCTGACCTTCCACGGAGCTGAATCCAGCCGCTTCACCCATTCCCTCGGGGTGCTCCATCTGGTCCGTCGCGCCCTGGCGGAACTCACTCCCCAGGCTCCCGATCTGCTCGAAGCCCAGGGCGTTCTGTATGCCGCGGCCCTGCTGCACGACGTGGGCCATGGCCCGCTCAGCCACTCGGGCGAGGAGATGTATGGGTTAAGGCACGAGCGCTGGTCGGCCCGGCTGGTGCGCGAGCACCCGGATCTGCGCGGCCCGATGGAGCAGTTCGCTCCCGGCACCGCCGAGGCTGTGGCCAGCCTGCTGGAAGAGGGCAGCCACCCGCATCCCTCGATCGCGGCGCTGGTGAGCAGCCAGCTCGACTGTGACCGCCTCGACTACCTGCTGCGGGACAGCCACAGCACCGGAACCTGCTTCGGACAACTGGACCTCGACCGCCTGCTGGCCGCCCTGACCCTGGCCCCCGACCGCAGCCTTGCCATCCATCCCAAAGGCCTGATGGCAGTGGAGCACTACCTGGTGGTGCGCAATCTGATGCACCGCAGCGTCTACAACCACCGCCTCAACGTGGTCTGCAACTGGCTGCTGCGGCAGCTGATCCTGGCCGCCCGCGACGCTCGCCCCGATCAGGTGTTTGCCGATGCGGTGATGGCCCGCTGGCTGTGGGAACCGGCGGCGCTGGATGTCTCCACCTATCTGGCCAACGATGACGTACGCACCGGGTACCACCTGCTCCGCTGGGCCGAGGACGGACCTGAGCCCCTGCGGCAGCTGAGCGCTCGCCTGCTGGAGCGCAGGCTGTTGAAGGCCCTTGACGTGAGCGCCCTGCCAGCGCAGGGCCGGTTGGAGCTGCTGGCACTGGCCCAGCGCCACGCTGCCGCCGCCGGCCTCGACCCACGGGTGTGTTGCGGGCTCGATCAGCGCCAGAGCCGTGGGTATCACCCATACAAAGGTGGGCTGCGGCTATGGGACGGTCACACGCTCGAAGCGCTTGAGGAGCGATCGCCATTGGTGAGCAGCCTGGTCAAACCGGTGGAGCTGTGTTGGCTGATCCATCCGGCTGAGGTCAACGCGCAGCTGAGGCAAGCGCTCCGGCAGCGATCGGCTGAATCGAGACCTCCTGGGTAA
- the minC gene encoding septum site-determining protein MinC — protein sequence MAAVLIAASAPGLAHQMLLPASPDGAATAFQNVRLALGHRPPQGPVVLQSGTWQLDLPQLRELQRLFRSHGLKLCRVEGRCEETLVAAAAIGLAVVSSRSTEEGSGAAGNSDSQASGTVAGLPGSDGLSLHRGTLRAGDHVEVGGSLLVLGDVNPGARVRAAGHVLVWGRLRGIAHAGCEGDANARIVALHLRPLQLRIADAVARGPEDQPPLGFCEQATLVAGSIRIDPAEPFWPVTEA from the coding sequence ATGGCTGCCGTTCTGATTGCGGCTTCAGCGCCCGGCCTCGCCCATCAGATGCTGCTGCCGGCCTCCCCTGACGGAGCAGCCACTGCCTTTCAGAACGTGCGCCTCGCTCTGGGGCACAGACCACCGCAGGGGCCGGTGGTGCTGCAGAGCGGAACCTGGCAGCTGGATCTGCCGCAGCTGCGCGAGCTCCAGCGGTTGTTCCGCAGCCATGGCCTGAAGCTTTGCAGGGTGGAGGGGCGGTGCGAGGAAACGCTGGTGGCGGCGGCGGCGATCGGACTTGCCGTTGTCTCCAGCCGCAGCACGGAAGAGGGGTCAGGCGCGGCGGGGAACAGCGACAGCCAGGCGAGCGGCACCGTCGCAGGGCTGCCCGGCAGCGACGGACTCAGCCTGCATCGCGGCACACTGCGCGCCGGGGACCACGTGGAGGTGGGGGGATCGCTGCTGGTGCTGGGGGATGTGAACCCGGGCGCCCGTGTACGCGCCGCGGGTCATGTGCTCGTGTGGGGACGGCTGCGGGGCATTGCCCATGCGGGCTGCGAAGGGGATGCAAACGCCAGGATCGTGGCCTTGCACCTGCGGCCTCTGCAGTTGCGGATCGCCGATGCCGTGGCCCGCGGGCCCGAAGATCAACCACCGCTGGGCTTCTGCGAGCAGGCCACGCTGGTGGCAGGAAGCATTCGGATCGATCCGGCGGAACCGTTCTGGCCGGTGACGGAGGCCTGA
- a CDS encoding chromate transporter, with the protein MVLLSCATPPTTQLGDFLQLIWTFLSLSLFSLGGGNTLLAEYHHISVEQFCWLTDSQFSDIYALAEAAPGPSSMIVGLLGMGAAWKEGPWMALVSAYAAELAILVPSTLLMVVACLSWKRLEHSPWRVAFERGLGPITLGILFVVGFKILNTANHGVPGYLVSIVVCFLMLRTRLSPLWFMGVAGLLGGLGIINR; encoded by the coding sequence TTGGTCTTGCTTTCCTGCGCGACCCCTCCCACCACTCAGCTGGGTGACTTCCTTCAACTGATCTGGACCTTCCTTTCTCTTTCGTTGTTTTCGCTGGGAGGCGGCAACACCCTGCTGGCGGAGTATCACCACATCAGTGTGGAGCAGTTCTGCTGGCTCACCGATTCCCAGTTCTCGGATATCTACGCGCTGGCGGAGGCGGCCCCGGGCCCCAGCTCAATGATTGTGGGGTTGCTGGGCATGGGGGCGGCCTGGAAGGAAGGGCCATGGATGGCGCTCGTGAGTGCCTACGCCGCTGAACTGGCCATTCTCGTTCCATCCACGCTGCTGATGGTGGTCGCCTGCCTCAGCTGGAAACGCCTGGAGCATTCCCCCTGGCGGGTGGCATTTGAGCGCGGTCTTGGGCCGATCACCCTGGGCATTCTCTTCGTGGTGGGCTTCAAGATCCTCAACACGGCCAACCACGGGGTTCCGGGTTATCTCGTTTCGATTGTGGTGTGCTTCCTCATGCTGCGCACGCGGCTTTCGCCGCTGTGGTTCATGGGGGTGGCGGGCCTTTTGGGCGGGCTGGGGATCATCAACCGCTGA
- a CDS encoding chromate transporter, producing the protein MPASAPEPHPIPCPAGLAPPPGLRQLFIGMLQVALSSFGGGLSAWSQRIVVEQRRWMSDQDFLTGLTVARLFPGPNQINMAVYIGASFHGLVGALVALAGMLVVPFTLLMLLGLVYFQVHEIPAVDRVLAGVVAAAAGMALSMGFKILHTYWRDRVALLLAALTFVAMAVFHVRLIPMVLVAGPLAMVWYWPRSSAQEPS; encoded by the coding sequence ATGCCTGCGTCTGCTCCCGAACCGCACCCGATTCCGTGCCCTGCCGGGCTGGCGCCACCCCCCGGCCTCCGTCAGCTGTTCATCGGCATGCTGCAGGTCGCGCTCTCCTCCTTTGGCGGTGGCCTTTCGGCCTGGAGCCAGCGCATCGTGGTGGAGCAGCGCCGCTGGATGTCCGACCAGGACTTCCTCACCGGCCTCACCGTGGCGCGCCTGTTCCCCGGGCCCAACCAGATCAACATGGCCGTTTACATCGGCGCCAGTTTTCACGGGCTCGTCGGAGCGCTGGTGGCTCTTGCCGGCATGTTGGTGGTGCCATTCACGCTGCTGATGCTGCTCGGCCTCGTGTATTTCCAGGTGCATGAGATCCCGGCCGTGGATCGGGTGCTGGCCGGGGTCGTTGCAGCGGCGGCCGGCATGGCCCTGTCGATGGGCTTCAAGATCCTGCACACCTACTGGCGAGATCGGGTTGCCCTGCTACTGGCTGCGCTCACCTTTGTGGCGATGGCCGTGTTCCATGTGCGGCTGATTCCGATGGTGCTGGTGGCGGGTCCACTGGCCATGGTCTGGTACTGGCCCCGCAGCAGCGCCCAGGAGCCGTCATGA
- a CDS encoding phospholipase D-like domain-containing protein gives MPDDGAEAVVALIEGAREQLLLKQFKLESEAVEAALLRAHQRGVQVRVMLNPHTSGGDRWNDAAYQRLCDWGMEVNWTSEAFPVTHEKSMVVDREQALIATFNLSDKYFTQTRDYGVVSCAKAVVEQVIAGFEADWNRTFFSPDLAVGLLWSSLHSRGQMARIVDAANNTLWIQHPKFVDAVILDRIISARERGVKVRVLCGGKHGISDWDIYDTFSSLRVMQRFGVKVRRQKHLKLHAKLILMDGIAAQTGSMNIDRSAFDLRRELGIECDAPAVVERLKATFAADWEQASPYAAPDPLNPSLHELGELPPDPHFVHD, from the coding sequence ATGCCCGACGACGGCGCTGAAGCGGTGGTGGCGCTCATTGAAGGGGCCAGGGAGCAACTGCTGCTGAAGCAGTTCAAGCTGGAATCGGAAGCGGTGGAAGCGGCCTTGCTGCGGGCCCATCAACGTGGTGTGCAGGTGCGGGTGATGCTCAATCCTCACACTTCCGGCGGCGATCGTTGGAACGATGCCGCCTACCAGCGCCTGTGTGACTGGGGCATGGAGGTGAACTGGACGAGCGAAGCCTTCCCTGTGACCCACGAGAAATCGATGGTGGTGGACCGCGAGCAGGCCCTGATCGCCACCTTCAACCTGAGTGACAAGTACTTCACCCAGACGCGCGACTATGGCGTGGTGAGCTGTGCCAAAGCTGTGGTGGAGCAGGTGATTGCTGGCTTCGAGGCTGACTGGAACCGCACCTTCTTCTCCCCTGATCTGGCGGTCGGCCTGCTGTGGAGCAGTCTGCACAGCCGCGGCCAGATGGCGCGGATCGTGGATGCTGCCAACAACACGCTGTGGATCCAGCATCCCAAGTTCGTGGATGCGGTGATCCTCGATCGGATCATTTCGGCCCGCGAAAGGGGGGTGAAGGTGCGCGTGCTCTGCGGAGGAAAGCACGGCATCAGTGACTGGGACATTTATGACACCTTCTCATCGCTGCGGGTGATGCAACGCTTCGGTGTGAAGGTGCGGCGGCAGAAACATCTCAAGCTGCACGCCAAGCTGATCCTCATGGATGGTATTGCCGCCCAGACCGGATCCATGAACATCGACCGCAGCGCCTTCGATCTGCGCCGGGAGTTGGGCATCGAGTGTGATGCCCCGGCCGTGGTGGAACGGCTCAAGGCCACGTTCGCAGCCGACTGGGAGCAGGCCAGCCCCTATGCCGCCCCCGACCCGCTCAATCCAAGCCTGCACGAACTGGGTGAACTCCCCCCTGATCCCCACTTCGTGCACGATTGA
- the minD gene encoding septum site-determining protein MinD gives MTSASSRTILICSGKGGVGKTTLTANLGIALAKQGARTAVLDADFGLRNLDLLLGLENRIVYTAQEVLAETCRLEQALVKHKQEPNLSLLPAGNPRMLEWLTPDDMKKIVAMLEERFDFVLIDCPAGIEDGFKNAAAASREALIVTTPEVSAVRDADRVIGLLQTREIQPVQLVLNRVRPKMMANQEMLAVDDVTDILALPLVGLVLEDEQVIVSTNRGEPLTLNGSRSPAGQAYMNVARRLRGEDVPLVDPTKKAPGLRAKIGRLMQTKIF, from the coding sequence GTGACCTCCGCCTCGAGCCGCACGATCCTCATCTGCTCCGGCAAGGGGGGGGTCGGCAAGACCACCCTCACCGCCAACCTCGGCATCGCCCTGGCCAAACAAGGCGCCAGAACCGCCGTGTTGGATGCCGATTTCGGTCTGCGCAATCTGGATCTGCTGCTCGGCCTCGAAAACCGGATCGTCTACACGGCGCAGGAAGTGCTCGCGGAAACCTGCCGCCTGGAGCAGGCTCTGGTGAAGCACAAGCAGGAGCCGAATTTATCGCTGCTGCCCGCAGGCAACCCACGCATGCTCGAGTGGCTCACGCCCGACGACATGAAGAAGATCGTGGCCATGCTGGAGGAGCGCTTTGATTTCGTACTGATCGACTGCCCGGCCGGCATCGAGGACGGCTTCAAGAATGCGGCGGCCGCCTCCCGCGAAGCCCTGATCGTGACCACTCCGGAAGTGTCCGCGGTGCGGGACGCTGACCGGGTGATCGGCCTGCTGCAGACGCGAGAAATCCAGCCGGTGCAGCTGGTGCTGAACCGGGTGCGGCCAAAGATGATGGCCAATCAGGAGATGCTGGCCGTCGACGACGTGACCGACATCCTCGCCCTGCCGCTGGTGGGCCTGGTGCTGGAGGACGAGCAGGTGATCGTGTCGACCAACCGCGGCGAACCGCTCACCCTCAATGGCAGCCGCTCCCCCGCAGGCCAGGCCTACATGAACGTGGCCAGGCGCCTGCGGGGCGAGGACGTTCCACTGGTGGATCCCACCAAGAAAGCACCAGGGCTGAGGGCCAAGATCGGCCGCTTGATGCAAACCAAGATCTTCTGA
- the minE gene encoding cell division topological specificity factor MinE encodes MTLRELIDKLLGRQPASAATAKQRLQLVLAHDRSDLNPELLEQMRREILEVVSRYVEIDLEEGDVSLETEDRVTALVANLPIKRARPTPLPPPPGTAAASA; translated from the coding sequence ATGACGCTCCGCGAACTCATCGACAAGCTGCTTGGACGTCAACCGGCCAGCGCTGCCACCGCCAAGCAGAGGCTGCAGCTGGTGCTGGCTCACGATCGCAGTGATCTGAATCCTGAATTGCTGGAGCAGATGCGCCGGGAAATCCTTGAAGTGGTGTCGCGCTACGTGGAAATCGATCTGGAGGAAGGCGATGTGAGCCTGGAAACCGAAGACCGCGTGACTGCTCTGGTGGCCAACCTGCCGATCAAGCGGGCCCGCCCCACACCGTTACCTCCACCGCCTGGCACGGCTGCCGCCTCCGCCTGA
- a CDS encoding response regulator transcription factor, with product MPATSETTLTSPVLTPAERRVLHMLKEGRSNKGIAAALTLSHRTVESHVSHLLAKTGCNNRSQLLLWALGER from the coding sequence TTGCCTGCCACCAGCGAAACCACACTGACTTCACCCGTGCTCACCCCTGCCGAGAGGCGCGTGCTGCACATGTTGAAAGAAGGGAGAAGCAACAAAGGCATTGCCGCCGCCCTTACCTTGAGCCACCGCACCGTGGAAAGCCACGTGTCGCACTTGCTGGCAAAAACCGGCTGCAACAACCGGAGCCAGCTGCTGCTGTGGGCTCTGGGGGAGAGATAA
- a CDS encoding L-threonylcarbamoyladenylate synthase, whose protein sequence is MDSLPAPGSSLPLTLEPAALAQHLVGGGAAVFPTDTLPALATQPLVAAQIWRLKQRPEGKPLILMGADPELLFAALHQPLQPSWLEMAARCWPGAVTLVLPASGPIVEALQPSAPKQAISLGLRIPACAPALDLLRRTGPLATTSANRSGEPPCRTPVEVAAVFGGLPILAPLPWPLMEGQASTVLRWHPGDRWEVLRRGAVMPINGAP, encoded by the coding sequence ATGGATTCGTTGCCTGCTCCTGGTTCCTCTCTGCCGCTCACCCTCGAGCCAGCGGCTCTGGCTCAGCACCTGGTCGGTGGCGGAGCAGCGGTGTTTCCCACCGACACCCTTCCCGCCCTGGCCACCCAACCACTTGTGGCCGCCCAGATCTGGCGTCTCAAGCAGCGCCCTGAAGGCAAGCCGCTCATCCTCATGGGGGCAGATCCGGAGCTGTTGTTTGCGGCGTTGCACCAACCTCTGCAGCCGTCCTGGCTGGAGATGGCGGCGCGCTGCTGGCCAGGCGCGGTCACCCTCGTGCTGCCGGCGAGCGGCCCGATCGTTGAGGCCCTGCAGCCCAGTGCGCCCAAGCAGGCAATCTCCCTGGGCCTGCGCATTCCAGCCTGTGCCCCGGCTTTGGATCTGCTGCGGCGCACCGGCCCTCTGGCCACCACAAGCGCCAACCGCTCAGGGGAGCCGCCTTGCCGCACCCCTGTCGAGGTGGCTGCGGTGTTCGGCGGGTTGCCGATCCTGGCTCCGCTGCCATGGCCGTTGATGGAAGGCCAGGCCAGCACGGTGCTTCGCTGGCATCCGGGCGATCGCTGGGAAGTGCTGCGGCGTGGGGCTGTGATGCCCATCAACGGCGCGCCATGA
- the prmC gene encoding peptide chain release factor N(5)-glutamine methyltransferase, whose translation METPSTGSPGPIRLSGKQLWPWRREQLRLGGVAADFDWLLDLAGGVDGRGRHRLRLEPELSVDLRCSLGEIERLWRRHLSEHIPLQYLVGICPWRDLELVVGPGALIPRQETEWLVELALEHAGALAPGWPRRWADLGCGSGCLAVALALAFPEAQGWAVDCSPEALHHTHNNLQRARVQGRVAQLEGSWWDPLQAVWGQLDLVVSNPPYIPSAEVSQLDPVVRWHEPHLALDGGADGLDAVRLIAAGALQALAPGGWLLLEHHHDQSSAVCALLSAAGLEAVVAHKDLEGHFRFAQGRRPPIPH comes from the coding sequence GTGGAAACCCCATCCACAGGCTCCCCAGGGCCGATTCGGCTCAGCGGCAAGCAACTCTGGCCTTGGCGCCGCGAACAACTTCGCCTTGGCGGAGTTGCCGCAGATTTCGATTGGCTGCTGGATCTCGCCGGCGGAGTGGATGGCCGCGGCCGCCATCGCCTGCGGCTTGAGCCTGAGCTCAGCGTGGATCTGCGGTGCAGCCTCGGCGAGATCGAGCGCCTCTGGCGCCGTCATCTGAGCGAGCACATCCCCCTTCAATACCTGGTGGGCATATGCCCCTGGCGCGATCTGGAGCTTGTTGTGGGGCCCGGGGCCCTGATTCCCCGCCAGGAAACCGAATGGCTGGTGGAACTGGCCTTGGAGCATGCCGGCGCCCTCGCTCCCGGCTGGCCGCGCCGCTGGGCCGATCTTGGCTGCGGTTCCGGTTGCCTGGCAGTGGCGCTGGCGCTGGCTTTCCCAGAGGCTCAGGGATGGGCAGTGGATTGCTCCCCGGAGGCGCTTCACCACACGCACAACAATCTCCAGCGCGCCCGCGTCCAAGGCCGGGTCGCACAGCTGGAAGGGTCCTGGTGGGACCCCCTGCAGGCCGTCTGGGGGCAGCTCGATCTGGTGGTGAGCAATCCCCCCTACATCCCCTCGGCCGAGGTGAGCCAGCTCGATCCCGTGGTGCGCTGGCATGAACCCCATCTCGCCCTCGATGGCGGTGCCGATGGCCTTGACGCAGTTCGCTTGATTGCCGCCGGAGCTCTCCAGGCACTGGCCCCCGGGGGCTGGCTGCTGCTTGAGCACCACCACGACCAATCCTCCGCCGTGTGCGCTCTGCTCAGCGCGGCCGGTCTGGAAGCGGTTGTTGCCCACAAGGATCTGGAAGGGCATTTCCGCTTTGCCCAGGGCCGGCGTCCGCCCATTCCCCACTGA
- a CDS encoding DNA-processing protein DprA: MLWAGCPGLGIRRLEGLEQRFGSLEEAWKAPAADLAAVQGLGAGLRAAVEAYRQRHGADPVAAGKPAPAAMRRVLLPGDPANPRAFTALERPPLAIYWQGQGALWPVLRRREAVAVVGTRNPSLHGLAMAEAVGAALAAAGWPVVSGLADGIDAAAHRGCLAQDGKPVAVLGTPLRRAYPRHHGPLQQFVSARGLLITEQPPGASVQRGHFAARNRLQVALAKAVVVIECPFKSGALHSAALAWEQGLPLWVVPADAAKVSAQGSNRLLLQGATPLLQPGDLVHQLGPGPLLQAQSSAERATGLPSCRVGALTFVQRNLLAALGSGASLEHLCQSLGEPPAHLSSLLLDLELAGLISAEPGLYWRPAHGSFA, from the coding sequence TTGCTCTGGGCTGGCTGTCCGGGTCTGGGAATCCGGCGGCTGGAGGGGCTGGAGCAGCGGTTCGGCTCTCTGGAAGAGGCCTGGAAGGCGCCGGCCGCGGATCTTGCCGCTGTGCAGGGGTTGGGTGCAGGGTTGCGGGCCGCTGTGGAGGCCTATCGGCAGCGGCACGGCGCCGATCCGGTCGCCGCCGGCAAGCCGGCGCCGGCGGCGATGCGCCGGGTGCTGCTTCCCGGGGATCCCGCCAACCCGCGGGCGTTCACTGCCCTGGAACGGCCACCCCTGGCGATCTACTGGCAGGGGCAGGGCGCCTTATGGCCGGTGCTGCGCCGCCGTGAGGCAGTGGCTGTGGTGGGCACCCGCAACCCCTCCCTGCACGGTCTGGCGATGGCGGAGGCGGTGGGTGCTGCCCTTGCCGCGGCAGGCTGGCCTGTGGTGAGCGGCCTCGCCGATGGCATCGATGCCGCCGCCCATCGAGGGTGTCTGGCTCAGGATGGCAAGCCAGTGGCGGTGCTCGGCACGCCGCTAAGGCGGGCTTATCCCCGCCATCACGGGCCCCTTCAGCAGTTTGTGTCCGCCCGGGGGCTGCTGATCACCGAGCAACCTCCGGGCGCCTCGGTTCAGCGTGGCCATTTCGCCGCCCGCAACCGCCTGCAGGTGGCCCTAGCAAAGGCGGTGGTAGTGATCGAGTGCCCCTTCAAAAGTGGCGCTCTCCATTCCGCGGCGCTGGCCTGGGAGCAGGGTCTGCCGCTCTGGGTGGTGCCGGCCGATGCGGCCAAGGTGTCTGCCCAGGGCAGCAACCGCTTGCTGCTGCAAGGTGCCACACCGTTGCTGCAGCCTGGGGATCTTGTGCACCAGCTGGGCCCCGGCCCGCTGTTGCAGGCGCAGAGCTCCGCTGAGCGAGCCACGGGCTTGCCATCTTGCCGGGTGGGGGCACTGACGTTTGTGCAGCGGAATCTGCTCGCCGCACTGGGCAGCGGGGCCTCGCTTGAGCACCTTTGCCAGTCTCTTGGAGAGCCACCAGCGCATCTCTCCAGCCTGCTTCTGGATCTGGAGTTGGCGGGGCTGATCAGCGCCGAGCCTGGGCTGTACTGGCGGCCCGCCCACGGCAGCTTTGCTTAG
- a CDS encoding acyl-CoA thioesterase: MLPQHTDHAGVMWHGAYLRWLEEARVEALAAVGLPYRVLSDRGLELPVVSLTIDYRRPLQHGDCVDIESMVGDAQGLRLPWCSRFVGMEGHVAATARVELVLVESRPHPAGGVPQRRLRRQPPADLAEALAALRRGPRTAMP; this comes from the coding sequence GTGTTGCCTCAGCACACGGATCACGCAGGGGTGATGTGGCACGGGGCCTACCTCCGCTGGTTGGAGGAGGCGCGGGTGGAGGCGCTGGCAGCGGTGGGCTTGCCCTACCGGGTGCTCTCCGACCGGGGCCTTGAGCTGCCGGTGGTTTCGCTCACCATCGACTACCGCCGCCCGCTCCAGCACGGCGACTGCGTGGACATCGAGAGCATGGTGGGTGATGCGCAGGGGCTGCGACTGCCCTGGTGCAGCAGGTTCGTGGGCATGGAAGGGCATGTGGCTGCCACCGCGCGGGTGGAGCTTGTGCTGGTGGAATCCAGGCCCCATCCGGCCGGGGGCGTTCCACAGCGGCGGCTGCGACGCCAACCGCCCGCCGATCTGGCGGAGGCGCTGGCAGCCCTGCGGCGGGGCCCTCGGACCGCCATGCCATAG
- a CDS encoding universal stress protein: MFRNLLIADSGKGHVEEMVRMLRDLPAFRQARLNLLHVVPEQSGETVQEHWQRAGGLMAEAVQRLGLNPTDVNTIIRQGDAKQTVLKVADELDADLIVMGSRGLGRLQSILGNSSSQYVFQLSTRPMLLVRDDLYVRHVNRVMVTIDGTGVGDDALKIACELVKEIPGGTLTGVHVSRQQLAPSRGGKTPADEVLEKAKQRARSFGVELKGVHRDGNDVGREVCAAAKEIEADLLVIASQDRRPLVAKALVDIDRLLGTSVSDFIRVHAPAPVLLVREPERRA; the protein is encoded by the coding sequence GTGTTTCGCAACCTTCTGATCGCCGATTCCGGCAAAGGTCATGTGGAGGAAATGGTGCGCATGCTGCGCGACCTCCCGGCCTTCCGGCAGGCACGGCTCAACCTGCTCCATGTGGTGCCCGAGCAGTCGGGGGAAACCGTGCAGGAGCACTGGCAGCGTGCCGGCGGGTTGATGGCGGAGGCCGTTCAACGCCTGGGCCTCAATCCCACCGATGTGAACACGATCATCCGTCAGGGGGATGCCAAGCAGACTGTGCTGAAGGTGGCCGATGAGCTGGATGCCGACCTGATCGTGATGGGGTCGCGCGGCCTTGGACGGCTGCAGTCGATCCTGGGCAACAGCTCGAGCCAATACGTCTTCCAGCTGTCCACGCGGCCCATGCTGCTGGTCCGCGACGACCTTTACGTCCGGCATGTCAACAGGGTGATGGTGACCATCGATGGCACCGGCGTGGGCGATGACGCCCTCAAGATCGCCTGTGAGCTGGTGAAGGAGATTCCCGGGGGCACGCTCACCGGTGTGCACGTGAGCCGCCAGCAACTGGCTCCCAGCCGAGGCGGAAAAACCCCGGCAGACGAGGTGCTGGAGAAGGCCAAGCAGCGCGCGCGCAGCTTTGGCGTGGAGCTCAAGGGGGTGCACCGCGATGGCAACGATGTGGGCCGGGAAGTGTGCGCAGCAGCCAAGGAGATCGAGGCCGATCTGCTGGTGATTGCCTCTCAGGATCGTCGCCCGCTGGTGGCCAAGGCACTGGTGGACATCGATCGGCTGCTTGGGACCTCGGTAAGCGACTTCATCCGGGTGCACGCTCCCGCGCCGGTGCTGCTGGTGCGCGAACCCGAACGCCGCGCCTGA
- the psbM gene encoding photosystem II reaction center protein PsbM — protein METNDLGFVASLLFVLVPAIFLIILYIQTNSRQQG, from the coding sequence ATGGAAACCAACGATCTCGGTTTCGTGGCCAGCCTGTTGTTCGTGCTGGTCCCGGCCATTTTCCTGATCATCCTCTACATCCAGACCAACAGCCGCCAGCAAGGCTGA
- a CDS encoding 2Fe-2S iron-sulfur cluster-binding protein, producing the protein MPVIRFVREGRDVSCYPGENLREVALREGVEIYGLKGKLGNCGGCGQCITCFVAVEEPATSAAALSPRTAVEERKLLKRPGNWRLACQALVQRSLIVVTRPQVALPDGDRLLAEAHQQPLPEGPTSWPVVEAPLDDEDEGATTATTGEGLPEASGNGDTVR; encoded by the coding sequence ATGCCCGTGATCCGCTTTGTTCGTGAAGGCCGTGATGTCAGCTGTTATCCCGGCGAAAACCTGCGGGAGGTGGCCCTGCGCGAAGGGGTGGAGATCTATGGCCTGAAGGGGAAATTGGGCAATTGCGGCGGCTGCGGCCAGTGCATCACCTGTTTTGTGGCGGTTGAGGAGCCGGCAACGTCTGCGGCCGCCCTCTCCCCACGCACCGCTGTGGAGGAGCGGAAGCTGCTCAAGCGTCCTGGGAACTGGCGCCTGGCTTGCCAGGCGCTGGTGCAGCGCTCGCTGATCGTGGTGACTCGGCCCCAGGTCGCCTTGCCGGACGGTGACCGGCTGCTTGCGGAGGCCCATCAGCAGCCGCTGCCGGAGGGCCCCACCAGCTGGCCCGTGGTGGAAGCGCCGTTGGACGACGAGGACGAGGGCGCCACGACCGCAACGACGGGTGAAGGGCTTCCTGAAGCGTCTGGCAATGGTGATACGGTCCGCTGA